A genomic segment from Priestia aryabhattai encodes:
- a CDS encoding MerR family transcriptional regulator produces the protein MEKSLLTIAEIAKELDMPESTVRYYRDRFINYIPFTGKGRGRRYRRETIDILRFIAEGFNRSLNAAEIEEGLALMVARNMEVENETAATTAAAQQQPNFNEISVQINMDEQFHELMNQVTVTMQLMAHQKEEINELRKIVAELRKQQQEQAEYIDELLAAKRKGNQKRWWEIWK, from the coding sequence ATGGAAAAGTCACTGCTAACTATTGCAGAAATTGCAAAAGAATTAGACATGCCTGAATCTACGGTCCGTTACTATAGAGATCGCTTTATTAATTACATACCTTTTACAGGAAAAGGACGTGGCCGCCGGTATCGCCGAGAGACTATAGATATATTGCGTTTCATTGCGGAAGGCTTCAATCGCAGTCTAAACGCAGCCGAGATAGAAGAGGGTTTAGCCCTAATGGTTGCAAGGAATATGGAGGTTGAAAACGAAACCGCAGCCACAACCGCAGCAGCGCAGCAGCAGCCTAATTTTAATGAAATTTCTGTCCAAATTAACATGGATGAACAATTCCATGAACTAATGAACCAAGTTACTGTTACGATGCAGCTGATGGCCCATCAAAAAGAAGAAATTAACGAGTTGCGGAAAATTGTTGCGGAACTGCGGAAACAGCAACAAGAACAAGCAGAATACATAGATGAACTATTGGCGGCCAAACGCAAAGGGAATCAGAAAAGATGGTGGGAAATTTGGAAGTGA